In Campylobacterota bacterium, one DNA window encodes the following:
- the rplM gene encoding 50S ribosomal protein L13 codes for MNKSFRLRPEDRDPKWHVIDASDQVLGRLCTRVADILRGKDRPEYTPHTDSGDYVVITNCEKIKLTGAKWDDKIYSRYSGWMGGLKQIPAKKMFEKDPRRLILLGVRGMLPKNRLNRTILKKLKVYVGNEHPHEAQTSVKQA; via the coding sequence ATGAATAAAAGCTTTAGACTTAGACCCGAAGATCGTGACCCCAAATGGCATGTAATTGATGCGTCAGACCAGGTTCTTGGTCGTTTGTGCACACGAGTTGCTGACATTTTGCGTGGTAAAGATAGACCAGAATATACACCGCATACCGACAGTGGTGACTATGTTGTTATCACCAATTGTGAAAAGATTAAATTGACTGGCGCAAAGTGGGACGACAAGATTTATTCTCGTTACTCCGGCTGGATGGGCGGTCTTAAGCAGATTCCTGCGAAAAAAATGTTTGAAAAAGATCCTCGCCGTCTTATTTTGCTTGGCGTTCGTGGTATGTTGCCAAAGAACAGATTAAATCGTACTATTTTGAAAAAGCTCAAAGTGTACGTTGGCAATGAGCATCCACACGAAGCGCAGACTAGCGTAAAGCAAGCATAA
- the lpxC gene encoding UDP-3-O-[3-hydroxymyristoyl] N-acetylglucosamine deacetylase has product MTDRWKQKTVSKDVIFEGIGVHTGQPSTVWVKPAIENAGITIVNVDLHDEPLVIGSVVPEVAMHATVLKSKRWMISTIEHLMAALGQLGVDNAVIEIKGYEVPILDGSSLPFVQGIQQTGLVAQNAAKKIITPKQELSIQDKHGRSICITPVQKLPSQGASLVSVDYEAEFADPSLGSPHFKAAITADCFARELAPARTFGFMHQLPLLRQHGLAQGTSLGNTVVAGKDGLLNDMRIADECVKHKVLDLLGDLALLGCQLAGTIKAKKTGHSFNRLVVEHFIRYPEQWRLLNS; this is encoded by the coding sequence ATGACAGATCGCTGGAAGCAAAAAACTGTATCCAAAGATGTTATTTTCGAGGGCATTGGTGTTCACACGGGGCAGCCCTCAACGGTGTGGGTTAAGCCGGCCATTGAAAATGCCGGCATTACGATTGTTAACGTTGATTTGCATGATGAACCACTTGTTATTGGTAGTGTTGTGCCTGAAGTTGCTATGCATGCAACGGTGTTAAAGTCAAAGCGTTGGATGATCAGCACGATAGAGCATTTAATGGCGGCACTTGGGCAGCTTGGTGTTGATAATGCAGTTATTGAAATTAAAGGGTATGAAGTTCCTATTTTGGACGGAAGTTCTTTGCCCTTTGTTCAGGGTATACAGCAAACTGGGTTGGTTGCGCAGAATGCTGCAAAAAAAATCATTACGCCTAAACAAGAATTAAGCATACAAGACAAACATGGTCGCTCGATCTGTATTACACCCGTTCAAAAGCTACCCAGTCAGGGTGCAAGTCTGGTGAGTGTTGACTATGAGGCTGAATTTGCCGATCCGAGTTTAGGTAGTCCACATTTTAAGGCTGCAATTACAGCTGACTGCTTTGCACGTGAACTTGCACCTGCCCGAACCTTTGGATTTATGCACCAGCTGCCGTTGCTTCGTCAGCATGGTCTTGCCCAAGGTACATCGCTAGGTAATACCGTGGTAGCGGGTAAAGACGGTCTGCTTAATGATATGCGTATTGCAGATGAGTGTGTCAAGCACAAGGTGCTTGATCTTCTGGGAGATTTGGCCCTACTTGGGTGCCAGCTGGCAGGTACCATTAAAGCAAAAAAGACAGGTCATAGCTTTAACCGTCTTGTTGTAGAACATTTTATTCGTTACCCTGAGCAGTGGCGTCTGCTTAACTCTTGA
- a CDS encoding macro domain-containing protein, whose translation MMSFVGKKFLLFSSLCCFLFSSLFAGEIKFTLVSNNVLHQTPLQNYGKGVTHLLSGVLSETSRLSYIDSYQDKFKEAQIVCLQEDQGGTFSGKIQSLKPGVFQLIKQNPNADVAIIYDKTVFEIVGEVSYGFASSGFNEGPYVLVTLRHKVTGKQVAVINTHLKGGPGYSGQANSYVKLRIDQINTIKTKIPSDMPTVLCGDFNLNASPAQYDEFMQATQLSILGFSNVDEKLQTPSCTVRVSPVKDPTDQPQRLDYIFYKGMQKEEGSFTTFPTFDQLISHKTAFQHYGYHSDHAIMKVTFSIDLPAAGTTGTTESFNDPNNYYAVLGIPNDSSKDTIRKAYKKLSVKYHPDKHKDESEKYTEIFKIIKNAYDKLIEAIENPKNVDHGKQSPPQPTGQGAALVFNIVSHNVLSQQRYDSYFQEWRYVSGWFGSPLQSYWQQVANPPVSQKERLGLLNRYHSARFSSADIICLQDDDNQYFAENINYSPQTFAYVGNNKKLVVLNKTNVFDLINSIAYDLDGEFESLYCLFQHKATGHRLGVLNILVSTLNKHLVGSYVNQILYYLQHWLVQSHSIIVCGDFGVHANQASFNWKNAEAALLSKQYTFCVNGNFAFKSFFNNKPLQAEPYEQWVDHVCCKGLAQEGFSMVPLPNSLIRLPYFYWDGVKYEKTWSNRDVILENIKHHSDHAIVSARFSFPKSSAQQSGSWSSPGGASSPPPSSAKPKSSSPPPKSSSASAKGAAASSKSGAAQLSPATSLLQVMKLKMLKLMSTVALPSSASGAGSGASSFKKETRDEKAKYMHTILNNVLVIVVENDITKFSFDNWQKAAIVNAANTGLQGGGGVDGAIHKAAGQYPDPKDTKKFKSKLAAAGKFDVGGSEVSSGKTGEAYISDACDLGTGQKEVAQYVIHAIGPMGEDPVALKSAYTRSLQLAQQKGLTEICFPGISTGIFGYSVEKATPVALDAIDAFLRANKTTTLRRIYLIAQKGEQAWINAFKKALSAHGSFSLT comes from the coding sequence ATGATGTCGTTTGTGGGTAAAAAATTTCTATTATTTTCATCGTTATGCTGTTTTTTGTTTAGTTCATTATTTGCGGGTGAGATAAAGTTTACACTGGTGTCAAACAACGTGTTGCACCAAACGCCTTTACAAAATTATGGGAAAGGTGTTACACATCTGTTGTCGGGGGTGCTGAGTGAAACTTCAAGACTTAGCTATATTGATTCTTATCAGGACAAATTTAAAGAAGCTCAAATCGTTTGTTTGCAAGAAGATCAAGGGGGAACGTTTTCTGGCAAAATACAATCGCTAAAGCCTGGTGTATTTCAGTTAATTAAGCAAAATCCGAATGCAGATGTAGCAATCATTTATGATAAGACTGTTTTTGAGATTGTTGGTGAAGTCAGCTATGGTTTTGCATCAAGCGGTTTTAATGAAGGACCTTATGTGCTTGTTACGCTTAGGCATAAAGTAACTGGTAAACAAGTTGCAGTTATTAATACTCATTTGAAAGGTGGCCCTGGGTATTCTGGTCAAGCGAATAGCTACGTGAAGTTACGTATAGATCAGATAAACACGATTAAAACTAAGATTCCTTCAGATATGCCGACAGTATTGTGTGGAGATTTTAATCTTAATGCAAGCCCTGCTCAATATGATGAGTTCATGCAGGCTACGCAGCTTTCAATATTAGGATTTTCTAATGTTGATGAGAAGTTACAGACGCCTTCATGTACGGTAAGAGTTTCTCCGGTGAAAGACCCTACTGATCAGCCACAGCGTCTTGATTATATCTTTTACAAAGGCATGCAAAAAGAAGAAGGTAGTTTTACAACATTTCCTACCTTCGATCAATTGATTAGTCACAAAACAGCATTTCAGCATTATGGGTATCATTCTGATCATGCTATCATGAAAGTTACGTTTTCTATAGATCTGCCAGCAGCGGGAACAACGGGAACCACCGAAAGTTTTAATGATCCCAATAATTACTATGCTGTGTTAGGTATACCAAATGATTCTTCTAAAGATACTATAAGAAAAGCCTATAAAAAGCTTTCTGTGAAATATCATCCTGACAAGCATAAAGATGAAAGTGAAAAGTATACAGAAATATTTAAGATCATCAAAAATGCCTATGACAAGCTTATAGAAGCAATAGAAAACCCAAAAAATGTTGATCATGGCAAGCAATCTCCACCGCAGCCAACAGGACAGGGGGCAGCGTTGGTTTTTAACATTGTTTCGCATAACGTTTTGTCTCAGCAACGTTATGATTCTTATTTTCAAGAGTGGCGTTATGTGAGCGGGTGGTTTGGTTCACCGTTGCAAAGTTATTGGCAGCAGGTAGCCAATCCTCCGGTTAGCCAAAAGGAGAGATTAGGCTTACTTAACCGCTATCACTCTGCGAGATTTTCTTCGGCAGATATTATATGTTTGCAGGATGATGATAATCAATATTTTGCGGAAAATATTAATTATTCGCCCCAAACCTTTGCTTATGTAGGTAACAATAAAAAGTTGGTTGTACTTAATAAGACAAATGTATTTGATCTTATTAATTCTATAGCATACGACTTGGATGGTGAGTTTGAGTCACTCTATTGTCTTTTTCAGCATAAGGCAACAGGTCATAGACTTGGGGTTTTAAATATTCTAGTTAGCACGCTCAACAAACATTTAGTGGGTAGCTATGTAAATCAGATACTATACTATCTACAACATTGGCTAGTGCAAAGTCACAGTATTATTGTTTGTGGTGATTTTGGTGTGCATGCAAATCAGGCTTCATTTAATTGGAAGAACGCGGAAGCAGCCTTACTTTCGAAGCAGTATACTTTTTGTGTGAATGGTAATTTTGCATTTAAATCATTTTTCAACAACAAACCATTACAAGCAGAGCCATATGAGCAATGGGTTGATCATGTATGCTGCAAGGGTTTAGCGCAGGAAGGTTTTAGTATGGTTCCTCTTCCTAACTCTTTGATAAGGCTTCCATATTTTTATTGGGATGGTGTAAAGTATGAGAAAACATGGAGTAATCGCGATGTCATCCTCGAGAATATTAAGCATCATTCTGATCATGCTATTGTGAGTGCTAGGTTTAGTTTTCCGAAGTCCTCAGCTCAACAGTCAGGGTCTTGGTCATCACCAGGGGGAGCTAGTTCGCCTCCACCATCATCAGCAAAACCAAAGAGCTCGAGCCCCCCTCCAAAAAGTAGTTCAGCTTCGGCCAAAGGAGCTGCCGCTTCATCAAAATCGGGCGCAGCTCAACTTTCTCCAGCGACGAGCCTTTTGCAGGTTATGAAGCTTAAGATGCTCAAGTTAATGTCAACTGTTGCTCTTCCATCATCAGCGTCAGGTGCTGGCTCAGGAGCGAGTTCTTTTAAAAAAGAGACTCGGGATGAAAAAGCTAAGTATATGCATACGATTCTTAACAATGTTTTGGTTATTGTTGTTGAAAATGACATTACAAAGTTTAGTTTTGACAACTGGCAGAAAGCTGCAATTGTCAATGCAGCAAATACGGGGCTACAAGGAGGTGGCGGCGTCGACGGTGCAATTCATAAGGCGGCAGGGCAATATCCGGATCCTAAAGACACCAAAAAATTTAAATCTAAATTAGCTGCAGCTGGCAAGTTTGATGTTGGAGGTAGTGAGGTTAGTAGTGGCAAGACAGGTGAGGCGTACATTTCTGACGCATGTGATCTTGGTACGGGTCAAAAGGAAGTGGCGCAATATGTTATTCATGCGATTGGGCCCATGGGTGAAGATCCTGTTGCTTTAAAATCTGCCTACACACGATCACTCCAGCTTGCTCAGCAAAAGGGATTGACTGAAATTTGTTTTCCGGGTATTAGCACAGGTATCTTTGGGTACTCCGTTGAAAAGGCGACGCCCGTTGCGTTGGATGCTATAGATGCATTTTTAAGGGCGAATAAAACAACCACATTGCGTAGAATTTATTTGATAGCACAAAAAGGTGAGCAGGCGTGGATTAATGCATTTAAAAAGGCGCTTAGTGCTCATGGGTCCTTTAGCCTGACTTAG
- a CDS encoding site-2 protease family protein, with product MFLNALPLFVSSKIIPLFSAILGLSLLIAIHECGHFIFCKLFGIHTPTFSIGFGPELISKKIGDTSFRLALIPLGGYVEIAGLAEVGQGEQAHATVQDDTSFDKKPYWQKVLVLCGGIIFNMLLAYILFTTIFLLGTASKPSLTVASVSKDSAAESIGLRGGDHILSVDIIPAEDVKTEENVLSHHNFEEISATDLHSTQKSFIQSIQANPGKQIILHINRGDASLDLKGLIGSKPSQGKEIGVLGAMTSIPTPRLPFFQAVAMGIQVTNGWIKDIAYSVKQVITQRLEGAGGPVMIISHSFSSAQMGLQSFLMFLAIISINLALLNLLPIGALDGGQLLFATVEAVTRRKIPEIVKLSINLASWALFIGLFIYLTYKDVRLLFGGHLSKLYQKIVSLWS from the coding sequence ATGTTTCTTAATGCACTGCCACTCTTTGTTAGCAGCAAAATTATTCCTCTCTTTAGTGCTATTTTGGGGCTGAGTCTACTCATTGCAATTCACGAATGCGGGCACTTCATTTTCTGCAAACTTTTTGGCATTCACACCCCAACATTTTCTATAGGCTTCGGTCCGGAGTTAATCAGCAAAAAAATCGGGGACACAAGCTTTCGACTCGCGCTTATACCTCTTGGTGGCTACGTTGAAATCGCTGGCCTTGCCGAAGTAGGGCAAGGCGAACAAGCACACGCAACGGTACAAGATGACACATCGTTTGATAAAAAACCGTACTGGCAGAAAGTGCTCGTCCTGTGTGGTGGTATTATTTTTAATATGCTGCTTGCGTATATCCTATTTACAACAATCTTTTTACTGGGTACAGCCAGCAAGCCATCGCTCACCGTTGCCTCGGTAAGCAAAGACTCTGCCGCTGAATCTATAGGCCTGCGTGGGGGCGACCACATCCTATCCGTCGACATTATTCCAGCAGAAGACGTAAAAACGGAAGAAAATGTACTCAGTCATCACAATTTTGAAGAAATCTCGGCAACAGATCTGCATAGCACGCAAAAATCATTCATCCAAAGCATTCAAGCGAATCCAGGCAAACAAATTATTTTACATATCAATCGAGGTGATGCCTCACTTGACCTTAAAGGTCTAATTGGCAGCAAACCATCACAGGGCAAAGAGATCGGCGTACTTGGAGCCATGACCTCAATACCAACGCCACGCTTACCATTTTTTCAAGCGGTTGCTATGGGCATCCAGGTAACCAACGGCTGGATCAAAGACATTGCCTACAGCGTAAAACAAGTCATTACTCAGCGCCTGGAAGGTGCTGGTGGTCCAGTAATGATTATTTCACATTCATTTAGCTCAGCACAGATGGGACTACAATCATTTTTGATGTTTTTGGCGATCATCAGCATCAACCTAGCACTGCTTAACCTGTTGCCAATCGGAGCACTTGACGGTGGACAGCTGCTTTTTGCAACTGTTGAGGCAGTCACACGACGCAAAATTCCAGAGATTGTCAAGCTAAGCATCAACCTTGCATCATGGGCGCTCTTTATAGGCCTATTCATCTACTTGACCTACAAAGACGTCAGACTGCTTTTTGGCGGGCATCTTTCGAAGCTGTACCAAAAAATTGTTTCACTCTGGAGCTAG
- a CDS encoding 30S ribosomal protein S12 translates to MPTINQLVRSGRSKKIEKTKSPALNRCPLRRGVCVRVYTTTPRKPNSALRKVARVKLTTGKEVTAYIPGEGHNLQEHSIVLIRGGRVKDLPGVRYHIVRGTLDAAGVDARKQSRSLYGAKRKKVSANA, encoded by the coding sequence ATGCCAACGATTAACCAGCTCGTTCGTTCAGGACGATCAAAGAAGATAGAGAAAACAAAGTCCCCGGCGCTGAATAGGTGTCCGTTAAGACGTGGTGTTTGTGTTCGTGTGTACACGACAACGCCAAGAAAGCCTAACTCTGCGTTGCGTAAGGTAGCGCGTGTTAAGTTGACAACCGGAAAAGAGGTAACGGCCTACATTCCAGGTGAAGGACACAACTTGCAGGAGCACTCGATCGTTTTGATACGTGGTGGCCGAGTGAAGGATTTGCCGGGTGTTCGTTATCATATTGTACGGGGTACTCTTGACGCAGCTGGTGTTGATGCGAGAAAGCAAAGTCGTTCGTTGTATGGTGCTAAGCGTAAGAAAGTGAGTGCAAATGCCTAG
- the rpsG gene encoding 30S ribosomal protein S7, with amino-acid sequence MPRRKSVNFVRDIGVDERFNSYMVQKLINMVMERGKKNIARNIVYEAFDVIAQKNSGDDRKAYALFERALEQVKPVVECRSRRVGGGVYQIPAEVRPSRALALSFRWIIGAAAARKDKTMGQRLANELLNAAEGHGAAVKKKSDVHRMAEANRAFSHYAW; translated from the coding sequence ATGCCTAGGCGTAAATCTGTAAATTTTGTCCGAGATATCGGAGTTGACGAGCGTTTCAACTCGTACATGGTTCAAAAGCTTATTAATATGGTCATGGAGCGGGGCAAGAAAAATATTGCTCGCAATATAGTGTACGAAGCGTTTGATGTAATCGCTCAGAAAAATAGTGGCGACGATAGAAAGGCCTATGCGCTTTTTGAAAGAGCCTTGGAGCAGGTTAAGCCTGTTGTTGAGTGTAGGTCTCGACGTGTTGGGGGTGGTGTTTACCAAATTCCTGCCGAAGTGCGTCCGTCTCGAGCGCTAGCTTTAAGTTTTCGTTGGATTATAGGCGCTGCTGCTGCGCGTAAGGACAAGACCATGGGGCAACGTTTGGCAAATGAATTGCTGAATGCTGCTGAAGGTCATGGTGCTGCGGTCAAAAAGAAGAGTGATGTTCATAGAATGGCTGAAGCAAATAGGGCCTTCTCGCACTATGCATGGTAA
- the fusA gene encoding elongation factor G produces MSTKTKLQQYRNIGIMAHIDAGKTTTTERVLFYTGVSHKIGEVHEGEATMDWMEQERERGITITSAATTCHWKEHQINIIDTPGHVDFTIEVERSLRVLDGAVAVFCGVGGVEPQSETVWRQADRYKVPRIAFVNKLDRTGGDYFAVVNEVAEKLNGNPVAMQIPVGQSENFTAIIDVLTKKMATFSGQMGENIEWEDVPAEYQDEVEERYEAIVEKACDFDDDLAEKYLEGKEISVEEIKSALRKGVVKQEVTPMFCGSAFKNKGVQLMLDAVIDYLPSPLDVPAIEGTLPDSEDTIVVRKADPSEPFAALAFKIMVDPYVGTLTFTRIYSGTLEAGSYVYNMTKGKRERVSRLLKMHSNKREEVKSVSAGDIVAVVGLKEATTGDTLCDESKPVLLESITAPETVINVAIEPKGKGDYEKMVNSLRKLMQEDPSFRFTYDNETGQTIISGMGELHLEIIVDRLLREYKVEANTGKAQVAYKETIQKKVEVEGKFIRQSGGHGQYGHVWLKIEPLERGQGFEFGNEIVGGTIPKEFIPGIEKGVKEAMDAGGLGGYPVVDVKATVYDGSFHDVDSSELAFKIAASMAFRDGSMKASPVLLEPIMTVEVITPEEHMGDVMGDLNSRRGRILGMETRKGAQVIGAEVPLGEMFGYATALRSMTKGRASYSMQFAMYREVPKHIEEQIVSNKK; encoded by the coding sequence ATGAGTACTAAAACTAAGCTGCAGCAATATAGAAATATTGGGATTATGGCCCATATTGATGCTGGTAAAACAACCACAACAGAGCGTGTGTTGTTTTATACTGGTGTTTCTCACAAGATTGGTGAAGTTCACGAAGGTGAAGCCACCATGGACTGGATGGAGCAGGAGCGTGAGCGTGGTATTACTATCACCTCGGCTGCTACCACTTGTCACTGGAAAGAGCATCAAATTAATATTATTGATACTCCTGGTCACGTGGATTTTACTATTGAAGTAGAGCGTTCGCTCCGTGTTCTTGACGGTGCGGTTGCGGTTTTTTGTGGTGTGGGTGGTGTTGAGCCTCAATCTGAGACTGTTTGGCGACAAGCTGATCGTTATAAAGTTCCTCGTATAGCATTTGTTAACAAGCTAGATCGCACCGGTGGCGATTATTTTGCTGTTGTTAATGAAGTAGCTGAGAAGCTCAATGGTAATCCCGTCGCTATGCAGATTCCTGTGGGGCAATCAGAAAATTTTACTGCTATTATTGACGTTTTGACCAAAAAAATGGCTACATTCTCTGGTCAGATGGGTGAAAATATTGAGTGGGAAGACGTTCCAGCAGAATATCAAGATGAAGTTGAAGAAAGATATGAAGCAATCGTCGAAAAAGCTTGCGATTTTGATGATGATCTTGCAGAGAAGTATCTTGAAGGCAAAGAGATTAGTGTCGAAGAAATTAAGTCCGCTTTGCGCAAAGGTGTTGTCAAACAAGAGGTGACACCAATGTTTTGTGGTTCTGCTTTCAAAAATAAAGGTGTTCAGTTGATGCTGGATGCGGTTATTGATTATTTGCCTTCCCCCTTAGATGTTCCTGCAATTGAGGGTACGCTTCCTGATTCTGAGGACACAATAGTTGTTCGCAAAGCAGATCCGAGCGAGCCATTTGCTGCGCTTGCATTTAAAATTATGGTTGATCCGTATGTTGGAACATTGACGTTTACTCGTATTTATTCAGGCACACTGGAAGCTGGTTCGTATGTCTATAACATGACGAAGGGTAAGCGAGAGCGTGTTAGTCGTTTGCTGAAAATGCACTCTAATAAGCGAGAAGAAGTTAAATCCGTTTCAGCTGGTGATATTGTTGCAGTAGTTGGGCTTAAAGAAGCGACAACGGGTGACACGTTATGTGACGAAAGTAAACCAGTTCTTCTTGAGTCAATTACCGCACCAGAAACAGTTATTAACGTTGCTATTGAGCCCAAGGGTAAAGGTGACTATGAAAAGATGGTCAACTCATTGCGTAAACTAATGCAAGAAGACCCATCGTTTAGATTTACTTATGACAACGAAACGGGACAAACAATTATTTCTGGTATGGGTGAGTTGCATCTAGAAATTATTGTAGACCGTCTTCTGCGCGAGTATAAAGTTGAAGCAAATACTGGTAAGGCTCAGGTTGCGTATAAAGAAACCATTCAGAAAAAAGTTGAAGTCGAAGGCAAATTTATACGTCAGTCGGGTGGTCATGGACAGTATGGTCACGTGTGGCTCAAAATTGAACCACTAGAGCGTGGGCAAGGCTTTGAGTTTGGTAATGAAATTGTCGGCGGAACGATTCCAAAAGAATTTATTCCGGGCATCGAAAAAGGTGTTAAAGAGGCGATGGATGCTGGGGGGCTTGGAGGATATCCTGTCGTAGACGTTAAGGCGACTGTGTATGACGGGTCTTTTCACGATGTTGACTCATCAGAATTGGCATTTAAGATAGCTGCATCTATGGCGTTTCGTGATGGATCTATGAAAGCATCTCCTGTGCTACTTGAGCCGATTATGACTGTTGAAGTGATTACTCCTGAAGAGCACATGGGTGACGTTATGGGTGACCTAAACTCTCGCCGTGGAAGAATTTTGGGTATGGAGACTCGAAAGGGCGCTCAGGTAATTGGTGCAGAAGTTCCTCTCGGTGAAATGTTTGGGTATGCCACGGCGCTGCGCTCTATGACCAAAGGTCGAGCGAGCTATTCGATGCAGTTTGCTATGTATCGAGAGGTTCCAAAGCATATAGAAGAGCAAATAGTAAGTAATAAAAAATAA
- the tuf gene encoding elongation factor Tu, protein MAKGVYERKKPHCNVGTIGHVDHGKTTLTAAITKVLSERGGADFKAYDQIDKSPEEKARGITIAATHVEYETEKRHYAHVDCPGHADYVKNMITGAAQMDGAILVVSAADGPMPQTREHILLAKQVNVPAIVVFLNKADMVDDSDMIELVEEEVRDLLTKYGFPGDKTAIVRGSALKALEGDTSDIGAPAILKLMEAVDANIPQPQRDIDKPALMPIEDVFSISGRGTVVTGRIESGKIAVSNEVEIVGIKDTTKTTVTGVEMFNKEMKEAEAGENVGLLLRGIKKEDVERGQVIAAPGTIKPHKKFKAQIFVLKKEEGGRHSPFFGGYRPQFYFRTTDVTGSVKLPEGREMVMPGDNVEVEVELISKIAMDKGLKFAIREGGRTIGAGSITEILD, encoded by the coding sequence ATGGCAAAGGGTGTATACGAAAGAAAGAAGCCACACTGTAATGTTGGAACGATTGGCCACGTTGACCATGGTAAAACAACATTGACAGCAGCAATTACTAAGGTTTTGTCTGAAAGAGGTGGGGCTGACTTTAAAGCGTATGATCAGATTGATAAGTCTCCTGAAGAAAAGGCTCGTGGTATTACCATTGCAGCAACACACGTAGAGTATGAAACTGAGAAGAGACACTATGCTCACGTTGACTGTCCGGGTCACGCTGACTATGTAAAAAACATGATTACCGGTGCAGCACAAATGGACGGAGCTATCTTGGTTGTTTCTGCTGCTGATGGACCTATGCCGCAAACTAGAGAGCACATTCTTCTTGCAAAACAGGTTAACGTTCCTGCCATTGTTGTGTTCTTGAATAAAGCAGATATGGTTGACGATTCTGACATGATTGAGCTTGTTGAAGAAGAAGTAAGAGACCTCTTGACCAAGTATGGTTTCCCTGGAGACAAGACAGCTATCGTTAGAGGTTCTGCGCTTAAGGCACTTGAAGGCGATACAAGTGATATCGGGGCTCCAGCAATTTTGAAATTGATGGAAGCAGTAGATGCTAATATTCCTCAGCCTCAGCGAGATATTGATAAGCCAGCATTGATGCCAATTGAAGACGTATTCTCAATTTCTGGTCGTGGTACCGTTGTAACAGGACGTATTGAGTCAGGTAAAATTGCGGTCAGTAATGAAGTTGAAATTGTTGGTATTAAAGATACAACAAAGACAACCGTTACCGGTGTTGAGATGTTTAATAAAGAAATGAAAGAGGCTGAAGCTGGAGAAAACGTAGGTTTGCTTCTTCGTGGTATTAAAAAAGAAGACGTAGAGCGCGGACAGGTTATAGCTGCTCCTGGGACTATTAAGCCTCATAAGAAATTTAAAGCCCAAATTTTTGTGTTGAAAAAAGAAGAAGGTGGCCGACACAGCCCATTCTTTGGCGGATATCGTCCACAGTTCTATTTCCGTACAACCGACGTAACAGGCTCTGTTAAGCTTCCTGAAGGCAGAGAGATGGTTATGCCTGGTGATAACGTTGAAGTAGAAGTTGAATTGATTAGCAAAATTGCTATGGACAAAGGCTTGAAGTTTGCTATCCGTGAAGGTGGCAGAACTATCGGAGCTGGATCAATTACAGAAATATTGGATTAA
- the rpsJ gene encoding 30S ribosomal protein S10 has translation MKKHKMRLTLKSYDHQLLDSAVKQIVMTVKRTGSQVVGPVPLPNKKKIFTVLRSPHIDKKSREQFELTTHKRLLDIIFRDAPAEQTMDALMKLNISAGVDVEIK, from the coding sequence ATGAAAAAACATAAAATGCGTTTAACGCTTAAATCATATGATCATCAGTTGTTAGATAGTGCGGTTAAGCAAATAGTTATGACGGTAAAAAGGACAGGCTCACAAGTTGTGGGGCCTGTTCCTTTGCCAAATAAAAAGAAAATTTTTACCGTTTTACGCTCACCGCATATTGACAAGAAGTCTCGTGAACAGTTTGAACTAACTACTCACAAAAGACTTTTAGATATCATTTTTCGCGATGCTCCTGCAGAGCAAACGATGGACGCTTTAATGAAGTTAAATATTTCTGCTGGCGTTGATGTTGAAATTAAATAG
- the rplC gene encoding 50S ribosomal protein L3 codes for MVLNNALGKKIGMTQLFNEAGDAIPVTVVNVGNWYVTQIKTAVKDGYDALQVALPRKRYRNQEFSTSWLHAKKEYFLHVKEIPMTGENAAFELGQKITLQDTSLEQGDTVAIIGISKGLGFQGVVKRWGFSGGPGGHGSKFHRIPGAIGHLRRQGEVIKGKKLPGHMGMKRTTVKGLKIAHIDKENGYVFVQGAVPGKKDTLITIKK; via the coding sequence ATGGTATTAAATAACGCTTTAGGGAAGAAGATAGGAATGACCCAGCTTTTTAATGAGGCTGGAGATGCTATTCCCGTAACAGTTGTGAATGTAGGAAATTGGTATGTCACGCAGATAAAAACTGCGGTAAAAGATGGCTATGATGCTCTGCAAGTAGCATTGCCAAGAAAACGTTACAGAAACCAAGAATTTTCTACATCATGGCTTCATGCAAAAAAAGAATATTTTTTGCATGTTAAAGAAATTCCTATGACAGGAGAGAATGCAGCATTTGAGCTTGGACAAAAAATTACACTGCAGGATACTTCGCTGGAACAAGGCGATACTGTTGCAATAATAGGAATTAGCAAAGGCCTTGGGTTTCAGGGTGTTGTAAAACGCTGGGGTTTTTCCGGTGGCCCAGGGGGGCACGGTTCTAAATTTCATCGTATACCGGGTGCTATTGGTCACCTACGTCGTCAAGGTGAAGTTATTAAAGGGAAAAAATTACCGGGTCATATGGGCATGAAAAGGACAACTGTTAAAGGCCTAAAGATAGCTCATATTGACAAAGAAAATGGTTATGTTTTTGTTCAAGGCGCTGTCCCTGGAAAAAAAGATACGTTGATTACGATTAAAAAGTAA